The following are from one region of the Candidatus Eisenbacteria bacterium genome:
- a CDS encoding flavin reductase family protein, whose product MAGGSSTPGDFRGIDPKGVPPGEFYSLLTACVVPRPIAFVSSLSKNGIPNLAPFSFFNAGGANPPSVVFMPVTSGVSRDKDTLHNVRATGEYVIHIVRFEIRERMNQASADYPPEVDEFVEAGFTKAPSVKVKPWRAVECPIAMECRLFKIVEHGAGPYHANYVIGEVVFLHIAEAVFTEGRVDAAKLDAIARLGGPLYTRVTRETIFSMPRPTIPGG is encoded by the coding sequence ATAGCCGGTGGGAGCTCCACCCCCGGCGACTTCCGGGGGATCGACCCCAAAGGGGTCCCGCCGGGAGAGTTTTATTCCCTTCTGACGGCCTGCGTCGTCCCGCGGCCGATCGCGTTCGTCTCCTCCCTGTCGAAGAACGGCATCCCGAATCTGGCGCCGTTCTCGTTCTTCAACGCGGGAGGCGCCAACCCACCCTCGGTCGTCTTCATGCCGGTCACGAGCGGCGTCAGCCGGGACAAGGACACGCTCCACAACGTGCGCGCGACCGGGGAGTACGTGATCCACATCGTCCGGTTCGAGATCCGCGAGCGGATGAACCAGGCCTCCGCCGACTATCCGCCCGAGGTGGACGAGTTCGTGGAAGCCGGTTTCACGAAGGCGCCCAGCGTCAAGGTGAAGCCGTGGCGCGCCGTCGAGTGCCCGATCGCGATGGAGTGCCGCCTCTTCAAGATCGTGGAGCACGGCGCCGGCCCCTACCATGCGAACTACGTTATCGGGGAGGTCGTCTTCCTCCACATCGCCGAGGCGGTGTTCACCGAGGGCCGCGTGGACGCCGCCAAGCTCGACGCGATCGCGCGGCTCGGCGGGCCGCTCTACACACGCGTGACGCGGGAGACGATCTTCAGCATGCCGAGGCCGACCATCCCGGGCGGATGA